In a single window of the Streptomyces sp. CGMCC 4.7035 genome:
- a CDS encoding LacI family DNA-binding transcriptional regulator, with amino-acid sequence MTRAATLAEIARKAGVSTPTVSKVVNGRADVAPATRERVEELLHQYGYQRRRSNSAPSSPLLELVFHELESAWAMEVIRGVENVVREEGMSVVLSESSGRLSLGQSWMDGVLARRPTGVVLVLSGLDEAQQAQLTSRDIPFVVMDPAGDPGQGMPAVGTTNWNGGLAATRHLLDLGHRRIGMIAGPRPMMCSRARIDGYRAALETAGVAFDPALIREGNFYHETGYWAGLELLRLKDRPTAIFTGNDLQALGVYEAARELGLRIPEDLSVVGFDDLPIARWVGPPLTTVRQPLTKMAEVAARMVIDLARGNSPSALRVDLATSLVERSSTAQPPTADHH; translated from the coding sequence GTGACCAGAGCGGCGACACTCGCTGAAATCGCACGCAAGGCGGGGGTATCCACACCGACTGTTTCGAAAGTCGTCAACGGCCGCGCGGACGTCGCCCCCGCCACCCGGGAGCGAGTGGAGGAGCTGCTGCATCAGTACGGCTACCAGCGGCGACGCAGCAACAGCGCCCCGTCCAGCCCCTTGCTGGAGCTGGTGTTCCACGAGCTCGAGAGCGCCTGGGCAATGGAGGTCATCCGCGGGGTCGAGAACGTCGTCCGCGAGGAGGGGATGAGCGTCGTCCTGTCGGAATCCTCGGGCCGGCTCAGCCTCGGGCAGTCCTGGATGGACGGGGTGCTCGCCCGCCGCCCCACCGGCGTGGTCCTGGTGCTGTCCGGGCTCGACGAGGCCCAGCAGGCGCAGCTGACCAGTCGCGACATCCCGTTCGTGGTGATGGACCCGGCCGGGGACCCCGGTCAGGGCATGCCGGCGGTCGGGACGACCAACTGGAACGGCGGCCTCGCCGCCACCCGCCACCTGCTGGACCTGGGCCACCGGCGCATCGGCATGATCGCCGGACCACGGCCGATGATGTGCAGCCGCGCCCGGATCGACGGCTATCGGGCCGCGCTGGAGACGGCCGGCGTCGCCTTCGATCCCGCACTGATCCGCGAGGGCAACTTCTACCACGAAACCGGCTACTGGGCGGGCCTGGAGCTGCTGCGCCTCAAGGACCGGCCCACCGCGATCTTCACCGGCAACGACCTGCAGGCGCTCGGCGTCTACGAGGCCGCACGGGAGTTGGGCCTGCGCATCCCGGAGGATCTCAGCGTCGTCGGCTTCGACGACCTGCCCATCGCCCGCTGGGTCGGCCCACCCCTGACCACCGTCCGCCAGCCGCTGACCAAGATGGCCGAGGTCGCCGCGCGCATGGTGATCGACCTCGCCCGCGGCAACTCACCGTCCGCGCTGCGCGTTGACCTGGCCACCAGCCTGGTCGAGCGCAGCAGCACAGCCCAGCCCCCGACCGCCGACCACCACTGA
- the ppdK gene encoding pyruvate, phosphate dikinase has product MSENKDPHVAENGVEGVKFVYDFTEGNKDLKDLLGGKGANLAEMTNLGLPVPPGFTITTEACKVYLDSGEEPAALRDEVSAHLSALEDRMGKKLGQPDNPLLVSVRSGAKFSMPGMMDTVLNIGLSDKSVQGLAKQAGDERFAWDSYRRLIQMFGKTVLGVDGDLFEDALEAAKEAKQVAVDTELDAADLKKLVTKFKKIVKAEAGRDFPQDPREQMDLAIKAVFDSWNGDRAKLYRRQERIPHDLGTAVNVCSMVFGNLGPDSGTGVAFTRDPASGHQGVYGDYLQNAQGEDVVAGIRNTVPLAELEQIDKKSYDQLMQIMETLENHYKDLCDIEFTIERGQLWMLQTRVGKRTAGAAFRIATQLVDQGLIDEAEALQRVTGAQLAQLMFPRFDEQAKVEQVGRGIAASPGAAVGKAVFDSYTAVKWSRSGEKVILVRRETNPDDLDGMIAAEGILTSRGGKTSHAAVVARGMGKTCVCGAEELEVDTKRRRMTVPGGHVVEEGDLISIDGSSGKVYLGEVPVVPSPVVEYFEGRMHAGADDADELVEAVHRIMAFADRKRRLRVRANADNAEDALRARRFGAQGIGLCRTEHMFLGDRRELVERLILADTQDEREESLKELLPLQKQDFVELFEAMDGLPVTIRLLDPPLHEFLPDITELSVRVALAESRQEPHENELRLLQAVHRLHEQNPMLGLRGVRLGLVIPGLFTMQVRAIAEAAAERKAAKGDPRAEIMIPLVGTVQELEIVREEADQVIAEVEAATGTRLKLAIGTMIELPRAALTAGQIAEAAEFFSFGTNDLTQTVWGFSRDDVEASFFTAYLEKGIFGVSPFETIDKDGVGSLVQAAAKAGRATRPDLKLGVCGEHGGDPESVHFFHEVGLDYVSCSPFRIPVARLEAGRAASQSEGSDHR; this is encoded by the coding sequence GTGTCGGAAAACAAAGATCCCCACGTAGCTGAGAACGGCGTCGAGGGCGTGAAGTTCGTTTATGACTTCACCGAGGGCAACAAGGACCTCAAGGACCTCCTCGGTGGCAAAGGCGCGAACCTCGCCGAGATGACCAACCTGGGCCTCCCCGTCCCTCCGGGCTTCACCATCACCACCGAGGCCTGCAAGGTCTACCTCGACAGCGGCGAGGAGCCGGCGGCACTGCGTGACGAGGTGAGTGCGCACCTCTCCGCGCTGGAAGACCGCATGGGCAAGAAGCTCGGCCAGCCCGACAACCCCCTCCTCGTCTCGGTCCGTTCCGGTGCGAAGTTCTCGATGCCGGGCATGATGGACACCGTCCTGAACATCGGCCTCTCCGACAAATCCGTGCAGGGCCTGGCCAAGCAGGCCGGGGACGAGCGCTTCGCGTGGGACTCGTACCGTCGTCTCATCCAGATGTTCGGCAAGACGGTCCTCGGTGTCGACGGCGACCTCTTCGAGGACGCGCTGGAGGCGGCCAAGGAGGCCAAGCAGGTCGCGGTCGACACGGAACTGGACGCCGCCGACCTCAAGAAGCTGGTCACCAAGTTCAAGAAGATCGTCAAGGCCGAGGCCGGGCGCGACTTCCCGCAGGATCCGCGCGAGCAGATGGACCTCGCCATCAAGGCGGTCTTCGACTCGTGGAACGGCGACCGCGCCAAGCTCTACCGCCGCCAGGAGCGCATCCCGCACGACCTGGGCACGGCCGTCAACGTCTGTTCGATGGTCTTCGGCAACCTGGGCCCCGACTCGGGCACGGGCGTCGCGTTCACCCGCGACCCCGCCTCCGGCCACCAGGGCGTCTACGGCGACTACCTCCAGAACGCGCAGGGCGAGGACGTGGTCGCGGGTATCCGCAACACGGTACCGCTCGCGGAGCTGGAGCAGATCGACAAGAAGTCGTACGACCAGCTGATGCAGATCATGGAGACCCTGGAGAACCACTACAAGGATCTCTGCGACATCGAGTTCACCATCGAGCGCGGGCAGCTGTGGATGCTCCAGACCCGCGTCGGCAAGCGCACGGCGGGTGCGGCCTTCCGCATTGCCACGCAGCTGGTGGACCAGGGCCTGATCGACGAGGCGGAGGCGCTCCAGCGCGTCACCGGTGCCCAGCTCGCTCAGTTGATGTTCCCCCGCTTCGACGAGCAGGCAAAGGTCGAGCAGGTCGGCCGGGGCATCGCGGCCTCGCCGGGTGCGGCGGTCGGCAAGGCGGTCTTCGACTCGTACACCGCTGTGAAGTGGTCGCGTTCCGGCGAGAAGGTGATCCTCGTCCGCCGCGAGACGAACCCCGACGACCTGGACGGCATGATCGCGGCCGAGGGCATCCTCACCTCGCGCGGCGGCAAGACGTCCCACGCGGCCGTCGTCGCGCGCGGCATGGGCAAGACGTGCGTGTGCGGCGCGGAGGAGCTGGAGGTCGACACCAAGCGCCGCCGCATGACGGTCCCCGGCGGCCATGTCGTCGAGGAGGGTGACCTGATCTCCATCGACGGTTCGTCGGGCAAGGTCTACCTGGGCGAGGTCCCGGTGGTCCCGTCTCCCGTCGTGGAGTACTTCGAGGGCCGGATGCACGCGGGCGCCGACGACGCCGACGAACTGGTCGAGGCCGTCCACCGGATCATGGCGTTCGCGGACCGCAAGCGCCGCCTGCGGGTCCGCGCGAACGCGGACAACGCCGAGGACGCGCTGCGCGCACGCCGCTTCGGCGCACAGGGCATCGGCCTGTGCCGTACGGAGCACATGTTCCTGGGCGACCGGCGCGAGCTGGTGGAACGCCTCATCCTGGCGGACACGCAGGACGAGCGCGAGGAGTCCCTCAAGGAACTGCTCCCCCTTCAGAAGCAGGACTTCGTCGAACTCTTCGAGGCGATGGACGGCCTGCCGGTGACGATCCGTCTCCTGGACCCGCCGCTGCACGAGTTCCTGCCCGACATCACCGAGCTGTCGGTGCGCGTGGCGCTGGCGGAGTCCCGCCAGGAGCCGCACGAGAACGAGCTGCGTCTGCTCCAGGCCGTGCACCGCCTGCACGAGCAGAACCCCATGCTGGGCCTGCGCGGCGTACGTCTCGGCCTGGTCATCCCCGGTCTGTTCACCATGCAGGTACGGGCGATCGCCGAGGCGGCGGCCGAGCGCAAGGCGGCGAAGGGCGACCCGCGCGCGGAGATCATGATCCCGCTCGTCGGCACGGTCCAGGAGCTGGAGATCGTGCGCGAGGAGGCGGACCAGGTCATCGCGGAGGTGGAGGCGGCGACGGGCACGCGCCTGAAGCTGGCGATCGGCACGATGATCGAGCTCCCGCGCGCCGCGCTGACCGCCGGTCAGATCGCCGAGGCCGCCGAGTTCTTCTCCTTCGGCACCAACGACCTGACCCAGACGGTGTGGGGCTTCAGCCGCGACGACGTCGAGGCCTCGTTCTTCACGGCCTACCTGGAGAAGGGCATCTTCGGCGTCAGCCCGTTCGAGACGATCGACAAGGACGGCGTGGGCTCCCTGGTCCAGGCCGCCGCCAAGGCCGGCCGTGCCACCCGCCCCGACCTGAAGCTCGGCGTCTGCGGCGAGCACGGCGGCGACCCCGAGTCGGTGCACTTCTTCCACGAGGTGGGCCTGGACTACGTCTCCTGCTCGCCGTTCCGGATCCCGGTGGCGCGCCTTGAGGCGGGCCGGGCGGCCTCGCAGTCGGAGGGCAGCGACCACCGATAA
- a CDS encoding ROK family protein produces MSGRVGKPGTQASAGDLLELVRSGRATTRGALQQATGLSRATVGQRLDRLFRAGWLREGAGGPVESPLGGRPSITLEFDDAHAVVLAADLDTRHARAAVLSLTGEILAEHTGTLVIEDGPDAVLGELGHWFAELLEKAGHRAHEVCGIGLAVPGPVDSDTGRVVQPPIMPGWDGYDIRGRLGRAFAEHAHGAPDVPVLVDNDANLMAYGEQRTGHPDCSAFVLVKVSTGIGAGVVVDGRIYRGVDGGAGDIGHIRVPEGADALCRCGSYGCLAAVASGGAVARRLAEAGVPAASGSDVWELLTAGHPEAAALAREAGRSVGDVLATVVTLLNPGVLMIAGDLAGTPFLTGIRELLYQRALPRSTAHLDVVTSRLGERAGLVGAGALVVEHLYAPERVEERLLALGV; encoded by the coding sequence ATGAGCGGAAGAGTCGGAAAGCCGGGCACGCAGGCCAGCGCCGGGGATCTGCTCGAACTGGTGCGCAGTGGCCGTGCCACGACCCGGGGTGCCCTGCAACAGGCCACGGGCCTGTCCCGGGCCACGGTCGGCCAGCGCCTGGACCGTCTCTTCCGGGCCGGCTGGCTGCGCGAGGGTGCGGGAGGACCGGTCGAATCGCCGCTCGGCGGCCGCCCTTCGATCACCCTGGAGTTCGACGACGCCCACGCGGTGGTGCTCGCCGCCGACCTCGACACCCGGCATGCCCGCGCCGCAGTCCTCTCCCTGACCGGCGAGATCCTGGCCGAGCACACCGGGACCCTGGTCATCGAGGACGGCCCGGACGCCGTCCTCGGCGAACTGGGCCACTGGTTCGCCGAACTCCTGGAGAAGGCGGGCCATCGGGCGCACGAGGTCTGCGGAATCGGGCTCGCGGTCCCCGGGCCGGTCGACAGCGACACCGGGCGGGTCGTCCAGCCGCCGATCATGCCGGGCTGGGACGGCTACGACATACGGGGCCGCCTCGGCCGCGCGTTCGCGGAGCACGCGCACGGCGCCCCCGACGTGCCCGTGCTGGTCGACAACGACGCGAACCTGATGGCGTACGGCGAACAGCGCACCGGACACCCGGACTGCTCGGCGTTCGTGCTGGTCAAGGTCTCCACCGGTATCGGGGCGGGCGTGGTCGTGGACGGCCGGATCTACCGCGGTGTCGACGGCGGCGCCGGGGACATCGGACACATCCGCGTCCCCGAGGGCGCCGACGCCCTGTGCCGCTGCGGTTCGTACGGCTGTCTGGCCGCCGTCGCGAGCGGCGGGGCCGTCGCGCGCCGGCTCGCGGAGGCCGGCGTCCCGGCCGCCTCCGGCTCGGACGTATGGGAACTGTTGACCGCCGGGCACCCGGAGGCCGCCGCGCTCGCGCGGGAGGCCGGGCGGAGCGTCGGGGACGTGCTGGCGACCGTTGTGACGCTGCTGAACCCCGGGGTGCTGATGATCGCGGGCGATCTGGCCGGAACACCCTTCCTCACGGGCATACGGGAGCTGCTGTACCAGCGGGCGCTGCCCCGCTCCACCGCGCACCTGGACGTGGTGACCTCGCGGCTGGGGGAGCGGGCGGGCCTGGTCGGGGCGGGCGCACTGGTCGTGGAGCACCTGTACGCGCCGGAACGGGTGGAGGAGCGGCTGCTCGCGCTCGGCGTGTGA
- a CDS encoding MGH1-like glycoside hydrolase domain-containing protein: MDRTPQLTARRTELTSPVRTSGSPPGSCPREIAHSGTRVYDPAGPGGPTGPTGSLHVRAAQVLDANWTGTSTVPSRGLYPHQWSWDSAFIAIGLRHLSPLRAQTELETLLDAQWGDGRVPHIVFNPSVPLDAYFPSPDFWRSSTAGRAAGAPRTVQTSGIVQPPVHALAAWLVHRSDPGLSRARGFLARVYPRLAAWHRYLLHRRDLGGGGLASVVHPWEQGMDNSPTWDAPLSRITPAPARSFRRADLDHGAPEDRPTDLDYGRYVRLATDYRDGGYADGGGEFAVEDPAFNALLIASEHALARIARELGATGTARHARAERLTAALVDRLWDPAEGMFFCRDVYGDGEGGSGALDAGQRSRSGALDAEQRSRSGALDTEQRSRSGALDAGQRSRNDAHDAEHRSQSTALASEHRSPTGALIPERSVSGLIPLLLPTLPRDIAATLVRTLRGPHFGLGGVTRLVPSYDLLGEAFDPHRYWRGPAWFNIGWLVERGLRTHGERAEADALRESLLTTADTSDFAEYVDPYTGEACGALGFGWTAALTLDLLHERPGHNVSPMGIGTFDRSDKGGDRG; the protein is encoded by the coding sequence GTGGACCGCACACCCCAACTCACCGCCCGCCGTACGGAACTCACGAGTCCCGTGCGCACCTCCGGTTCACCGCCGGGGTCCTGTCCACGTGAGATCGCCCATTCCGGTACGCGTGTATACGATCCGGCCGGGCCCGGGGGGCCGACGGGGCCCACGGGGTCGCTGCACGTCAGGGCGGCGCAGGTGCTGGACGCCAACTGGACGGGGACTTCCACGGTGCCCTCGCGCGGCCTGTATCCGCACCAGTGGTCCTGGGACTCGGCGTTCATCGCGATCGGCCTGCGGCACCTGTCACCGCTCAGGGCGCAGACGGAGCTGGAGACCCTGCTCGACGCCCAGTGGGGCGACGGACGCGTCCCGCACATCGTCTTCAACCCCTCCGTGCCGCTCGACGCGTACTTCCCGAGCCCCGACTTCTGGCGCTCCTCGACCGCGGGGCGCGCCGCGGGCGCTCCGCGCACCGTACAGACCTCGGGCATCGTGCAGCCACCGGTGCACGCGCTGGCGGCCTGGCTGGTGCACCGCTCCGACCCGGGGCTGTCCCGGGCGCGCGGCTTCCTGGCCCGGGTCTACCCACGTCTGGCCGCCTGGCACCGCTATCTGCTGCACCGCCGCGACCTGGGCGGCGGCGGGCTCGCCTCGGTGGTCCACCCCTGGGAGCAGGGCATGGACAACAGCCCCACCTGGGACGCGCCGCTGTCCCGGATCACCCCGGCCCCGGCCCGCTCCTTCCGCCGCGCCGACCTCGACCACGGCGCGCCCGAGGACCGGCCGACGGACCTGGACTACGGGCGGTACGTGCGGCTGGCGACGGACTACCGCGACGGTGGGTACGCCGACGGGGGCGGGGAGTTCGCGGTGGAGGACCCGGCGTTCAACGCGCTGCTGATCGCCTCGGAGCACGCGCTGGCCCGCATCGCGCGGGAGCTGGGCGCTACGGGCACGGCCCGGCACGCCCGCGCGGAGCGTCTGACGGCCGCCCTCGTCGACCGGCTGTGGGACCCGGCGGAGGGGATGTTCTTCTGCCGGGACGTGTATGGGGACGGCGAGGGAGGGAGCGGTGCTCTCGATGCGGGGCAGCGCTCTCGGAGCGGCGCTCTCGACGCGGAGCAGCGCTCTCGGAGCGGCGCTCTCGATACGGAGCAGCGCTCTCGGAGCGGCGCTCTCGACGCGGGGCAGCGCTCTCGGAACGATGCTCACGACGCAGAGCACCGCTCACAGAGCACCGCTCTCGCATCAGAGCACCGCTCCCCCACCGGCGCCCTCATCCCCGAGCGCAGCGTCTCCGGTCTCATCCCACTGCTCCTCCCGACGCTCCCCCGTGACATCGCGGCCACGCTCGTCCGTACGCTGCGCGGACCGCATTTCGGGCTCGGCGGCGTCACCCGGCTCGTACCGAGTTATGACCTGCTCGGCGAGGCCTTCGATCCGCACCGGTACTGGCGCGGGCCCGCCTGGTTCAACATCGGCTGGCTGGTGGAGCGCGGCCTCAGGACGCACGGCGAGCGGGCGGAGGCCGACGCGTTGCGCGAGTCCCTGCTCACCACCGCGGACACCTCGGACTTCGCGGAGTACGTCGACCCGTACACCGGCGAGGCATGCGGGGCGCTCGGCTTCGGCTGGACCGCCGCGCTGACGCTCGACCTGCTCCATGAGCGCCCCGGACACAACGTGTCCCCCATGGGCATCGGCACGTTCGACAGGAGTGACAAAGGAGGGGACCGGGGATGA
- a CDS encoding amylo-alpha-1,6-glucosidase gives MTDRHHLLVHGSTFAAVGDGGDISGVRGGNSPAGLFVRDARHLSRWQLTVDGAVPETLTPVADGDTARCVLVPRGGRQEPPAHTLFREQAVADGVFVESLRVTSNRPVPTTVRVAVTADADFTDQFELRSDHRTYAKTGAVRSRQILDDGVEFGYRRGEWRSCTTVTAEPPPDGVEETGTGARRLVWTLDLEPHGSAELALRVAARPHGAAQDPAVPASPAAVNDRLLAVEGEFMEGVAFPTGWPELATACARGLSDLAALQVPATGPDGEDLRVPAAGAPWFLTLLGRDALLTSLFALPYRPRLAAATLPALAATQASEVDTRSVAQPGKIVHEVRHGELAHFGQVPYGRYYGSVDATPLFLVLLGAYVEHTGDVALAQRLQPHARAAIGWMLDHGGLTSRGYLVYRADEGGLANQNWKDSPGAICSADGSRATGPVMAAGAQGYAYDALRRTAHLARTVWDDEVYAALLEQAAGDLRDRFQRDFWMEDHAFPALALDGEGRQVDALASDAGHLLWSGLLDKEYGELVGRRLLEPDFFSGWGVRTLAADQAAYHPMSYHRGSVWPHDNALITLGLARYGLHDEARTVAHALVDAATATGHRLPEVLAGYGRDTHPEPVPYPHACVRESRSAATPLALLTAVGGA, from the coding sequence ATGACGGACCGGCATCATCTGCTCGTGCACGGCAGCACGTTCGCCGCCGTGGGCGACGGCGGGGACATCAGCGGAGTGCGGGGCGGCAACTCACCGGCGGGATTATTCGTACGGGACGCACGGCACCTGAGCCGGTGGCAGCTCACCGTCGACGGCGCCGTGCCCGAGACGCTCACGCCGGTCGCCGACGGGGACACGGCCCGCTGCGTCCTCGTACCGCGCGGCGGCCGTCAGGAGCCGCCCGCGCACACCCTCTTCCGTGAGCAGGCCGTGGCCGACGGCGTGTTCGTGGAGAGCCTGCGCGTCACCAGCAACCGCCCGGTGCCGACGACGGTCCGCGTCGCGGTCACCGCGGACGCCGACTTCACGGACCAGTTCGAACTGCGCTCCGACCACCGTACGTACGCCAAGACGGGCGCCGTGCGCTCCCGCCAGATCCTCGACGACGGCGTGGAGTTCGGCTACCGGCGCGGTGAGTGGCGGTCCTGTACGACGGTCACGGCCGAACCCCCGCCGGACGGCGTGGAGGAGACGGGCACGGGCGCCCGCCGCCTGGTGTGGACGCTGGACCTGGAGCCGCACGGCTCGGCGGAGCTGGCACTGCGGGTCGCCGCCCGGCCGCACGGGGCGGCGCAGGACCCGGCGGTCCCGGCCTCCCCCGCCGCCGTCAACGACCGACTCCTCGCTGTGGAAGGCGAGTTCATGGAGGGCGTGGCCTTCCCCACCGGCTGGCCCGAACTGGCCACGGCCTGTGCGCGGGGCCTGTCCGACCTCGCCGCGCTCCAGGTCCCGGCGACGGGCCCCGACGGCGAGGACCTGCGTGTCCCCGCGGCCGGCGCCCCCTGGTTCCTCACGCTCCTCGGCCGCGACGCGCTGCTCACCTCCCTCTTCGCACTGCCCTACCGCCCCCGACTGGCCGCGGCCACGCTGCCCGCGCTCGCCGCGACACAGGCGAGCGAGGTCGACACGCGCTCGGTGGCGCAGCCGGGGAAGATCGTGCACGAGGTGCGGCACGGGGAGCTGGCGCACTTCGGGCAGGTGCCGTACGGGCGGTACTACGGCTCGGTCGACGCGACCCCGCTGTTCCTGGTGCTGCTCGGGGCGTACGTCGAACACACCGGTGACGTGGCGTTGGCCCAGCGCCTCCAGCCCCACGCCCGCGCGGCGATCGGCTGGATGCTGGACCACGGCGGGCTCACCTCCCGCGGCTATCTCGTCTACCGCGCGGACGAGGGCGGCCTCGCCAACCAGAACTGGAAGGACTCCCCCGGCGCGATCTGCTCCGCCGACGGCAGCCGGGCCACCGGCCCGGTGATGGCGGCGGGCGCGCAGGGATACGCGTACGACGCGCTGCGCCGCACCGCGCACCTGGCGCGCACCGTGTGGGACGACGAGGTGTACGCGGCGCTGCTCGAACAGGCGGCCGGGGATCTGCGCGACCGTTTCCAGCGGGACTTCTGGATGGAGGACCACGCGTTCCCGGCGCTGGCGCTGGACGGCGAGGGCCGCCAGGTGGACGCGCTCGCGTCGGACGCGGGCCATCTGCTGTGGTCGGGCCTGCTGGACAAGGAGTACGGGGAACTGGTCGGCCGGCGCCTGCTCGAACCGGACTTCTTCTCCGGCTGGGGCGTGCGCACACTGGCCGCGGACCAGGCGGCGTACCACCCGATGTCGTACCACCGCGGCTCGGTCTGGCCGCACGACAACGCGCTGATCACGCTGGGCCTCGCCCGCTACGGCCTGCACGACGAGGCGCGTACGGTCGCACACGCGCTGGTCGACGCGGCGACGGCGACGGGTCACCGGCTGCCGGAGGTGCTCGCGGGGTACGGTCGCGACACGCATCCGGAACCGGTGCCGTATCCGCACGCGTGCGTCCGCGAGTCACGCTCGGCGGCGACACCACTCGCGCTGCTCACCGCGGTGGGCGGTGCGTAG
- a CDS encoding LTA synthase family protein, which yields MDTTDNGTGSVTDHSGEPRAEGDTDPAAGTPADEPVPADARTDVAADAESDATALTEGPEADEPALASDADSPEDDAASATEGEPDATRADAEAESEADADANADSPEDDAASAAEGEPDTATPGAEAGVGTPPPDPDSAPTPARRRRLRAWRAEHPVAARVLGITVTVLAGALVVASLLLPNKPDFRPAVFLRIPVEALIGAVVLTALPRRPRLVTAWLGGIALGVLTVLNVLDIGFYQYLGRGFNVILDWSLFADAYSYLKDTLGGTGALGTLVAVVALVLVILVVSALAVVRLSNLMARHRATTTRTVLVLSMVWMTCTALSLQVSGMQLASDHTVTLLQSRVNSVRATIRDEREFAKTAKIDAFGNTPGSQLVPDLRGKDMIFTFIESYGRSAIEDPIMAPGVDKTLDSSTKALAKAGFHAKSGWLTSATYGGSSWLGHSTFLSGLWIDNQNRYRTVTAGDHLSLTKAFKKTGAWDTVGVMPGVQKGWPEQKFYGLDKVYNAFQMGYQGPKFSWSTMPDQYALEQFQKLEHSKKRDKPLMSEIILTSSHQPWGPIPKMVGWDELGDGSIFDAIQKAGNKAADIIADSTRSKEEYGKSIQYSVTALTQWLERYGNDNTVLVFLGDHQPIARVSGNHASRDVPCMIVAKDPKVLDKIADWGWSDGLRPAHDAPVWKMSSFRDRFLTAYGSTPHPSKG from the coding sequence ATGGACACGACGGACAACGGCACCGGCTCGGTGACCGACCACTCGGGGGAGCCGAGGGCCGAAGGCGACACCGACCCCGCCGCAGGCACCCCGGCCGACGAGCCTGTACCCGCCGACGCCCGCACCGATGTGGCGGCCGACGCCGAGTCCGACGCCACGGCCCTCACCGAAGGCCCCGAAGCCGACGAGCCGGCGCTCGCTTCCGACGCCGACAGTCCCGAAGACGACGCCGCGTCCGCCACCGAAGGCGAACCTGACGCCACCCGGGCAGACGCCGAAGCCGAATCCGAAGCCGACGCCGACGCCAACGCCGACAGTCCCGAAGACGACGCCGCGTCCGCCGCCGAAGGCGAGCCCGACACCGCCACCCCGGGTGCCGAAGCCGGCGTCGGCACCCCGCCGCCCGACCCCGACTCCGCCCCCACCCCCGCCCGCCGTCGCCGCCTGCGTGCCTGGCGTGCCGAGCACCCCGTCGCCGCCCGCGTCCTCGGTATCACCGTCACCGTTCTCGCCGGCGCCCTCGTCGTCGCCTCGCTCCTGCTGCCCAACAAGCCCGACTTCCGGCCCGCCGTGTTCCTGCGGATCCCGGTGGAGGCGCTGATCGGTGCCGTCGTGCTGACCGCGCTCCCGAGGCGGCCACGGCTGGTCACGGCCTGGCTCGGCGGCATCGCGCTCGGCGTGCTGACGGTGCTCAACGTGCTGGACATCGGCTTCTACCAATACCTCGGCCGCGGCTTCAACGTCATCCTCGACTGGTCCCTGTTCGCCGACGCCTACTCCTACCTCAAGGACACGCTGGGCGGAACGGGCGCCCTGGGGACCCTGGTCGCGGTCGTCGCGCTCGTCCTCGTCATCCTCGTCGTCTCGGCACTCGCCGTCGTCCGGCTCAGCAACCTGATGGCCCGGCACCGCGCCACCACCACCCGCACCGTCCTCGTCCTGAGCATGGTGTGGATGACCTGCACGGCCCTCAGCCTCCAGGTCAGCGGCATGCAACTGGCCTCCGATCACACCGTCACGCTGCTCCAGTCCCGCGTCAACAGCGTCCGCGCGACCATCCGCGACGAGCGGGAGTTCGCCAAGACCGCCAAGATCGACGCCTTCGGCAACACCCCGGGCTCCCAGCTCGTACCCGACCTGCGCGGCAAGGACATGATCTTCACGTTCATCGAGAGCTACGGCCGCAGCGCGATCGAGGACCCGATCATGGCGCCCGGCGTCGACAAGACGCTCGACTCCAGTACCAAGGCCCTGGCCAAGGCGGGCTTCCACGCCAAGAGCGGCTGGCTGACCTCGGCGACGTACGGCGGCAGCAGCTGGCTCGGCCACTCCACGTTCCTGTCGGGCCTGTGGATCGACAACCAGAACCGCTACCGCACCGTCACCGCCGGCGACCACCTCAGCCTCACCAAGGCGTTCAAGAAGACCGGTGCCTGGGACACGGTCGGCGTCATGCCCGGCGTCCAGAAGGGCTGGCCGGAGCAGAAGTTCTACGGCCTCGACAAGGTCTACAACGCCTTCCAGATGGGCTACCAGGGCCCGAAGTTCAGCTGGTCGACCATGCCCGACCAGTACGCGCTGGAGCAGTTCCAGAAACTGGAGCACAGCAAGAAGCGCGACAAGCCGCTGATGTCGGAGATCATCCTGACCTCCAGCCACCAGCCCTGGGGCCCCATCCCCAAGATGGTCGGCTGGGACGAGCTGGGCGACGGCTCGATCTTCGACGCCATCCAGAAGGCGGGCAACAAGGCGGCGGACATCATCGCCGACTCCACCCGGTCGAAGGAGGAGTACGGCAAGTCGATCCAGTACTCGGTGACCGCCCTGACCCAGTGGCTGGAGCGCTACGGCAACGACAACACGGTGCTCGTCTTCCTCGGCGACCACCAGCCGATCGCCCGCGTCAGCGGCAATCACGCCAGCCGTGACGTGCCGTGCATGATCGTCGCGAAGGACCCGAAGGTGCTCGACAAGATCGCCGACTGGGGCTGGTCGGACGGCCTGCGGCCCGCGCACGACGCGCCGGTGTGGAAGATGAGTTCGTTCCGCGACCGCTTCCTGACGGCGTACGGCTCGACCCCGCACCCGTCGAAGGGCTGA